In the genome of Aureimonas sp. OT7, one region contains:
- a CDS encoding NADPH-dependent FMN reductase encodes MTRILAISGSLRKGSFNTALMHAAVDQAPQGVRVEAATLHGIPLYDGDLESADGIPQAVAALKGRIRHADGVLLITPEYNNSLPGVFKNAIDWTTRPSSDIPLLYRGRPMAVIGASMGGFGTILSQNAWLPVLRTLGARPFFEGRLLVSRAQGVFDADGKLVDDKVRAQLADFIGAFAEFARTSARKDVRVA; translated from the coding sequence ATGACCAGAATTCTCGCCATATCCGGCAGCCTGCGGAAGGGTTCCTTCAACACGGCGCTGATGCATGCAGCGGTGGACCAGGCGCCGCAGGGCGTACGCGTAGAGGCGGCGACGCTGCACGGCATCCCGCTTTACGACGGCGATCTGGAATCGGCTGACGGCATTCCGCAGGCGGTTGCCGCCCTGAAGGGCAGAATCCGGCATGCCGATGGCGTGCTCCTGATAACGCCCGAGTACAACAACTCGCTACCGGGCGTCTTCAAGAACGCGATCGACTGGACGACGCGCCCCTCATCCGACATTCCGCTTCTGTATCGCGGGCGGCCAATGGCTGTCATCGGTGCGTCGATGGGCGGGTTCGGCACCATCCTCAGCCAGAACGCCTGGTTGCCGGTGTTGCGCACCTTGGGTGCGAGGCCCTTCTTCGAAGGGCGTCTGCTGGTGTCGCGGGCGCAAGGCGTTTTCGACGCAGATGGAAAGCTTGTCGACGACAAGGTCCGCGCGCAACTGGCCGATTTTATCGGCGCCTTCGCAGAGTTCGCCCGCACCTCCGCCAGGAAGGACGTTCGCGTTGCCTGA
- a CDS encoding quinone oxidoreductase — protein sequence MTKAIVVDEIGGPEKLVWKEHSVGAPGPGQLRIRQKAAGLNFIDVYFRNGTYKAPRFPFVPGKEGAGTVVAVGEGVTSFKEGDRVAYAGGEGTYAEEALVPAAQAVHLPDGIDEETAAAVMLKGMTAEYLLRRTFKVGPDTVLLFHAAAGGVGVIATQWAKQLGATVIGTAGSEEKCAIARANGCDYVINYREENFVDAVKDITRGRKCDVVYDSVGRDTFPASLDCLKRQGLFVSFGQSSGVIENFDLALLNQKGSLFATRPSLFGYTSTREELEASARALFKVIGSGAVKITINQVYPVAEAARAHDDLENRRTSGLSVIRI from the coding sequence TTGACGAAAGCCATTGTCGTTGACGAAATCGGGGGCCCGGAAAAGCTCGTCTGGAAAGAGCATTCCGTAGGCGCCCCCGGCCCCGGACAATTGCGTATCCGCCAGAAGGCGGCGGGCCTGAACTTCATCGATGTCTATTTCCGCAACGGCACCTACAAGGCGCCGCGCTTTCCGTTCGTTCCCGGCAAGGAAGGAGCGGGCACGGTGGTTGCCGTGGGCGAGGGCGTCACCTCGTTCAAGGAGGGCGATCGCGTCGCCTATGCCGGTGGCGAGGGCACCTATGCGGAAGAGGCGCTGGTGCCGGCCGCCCAGGCGGTGCACCTGCCGGACGGCATAGACGAGGAAACCGCAGCCGCGGTGATGCTGAAGGGCATGACGGCGGAGTATCTGCTGCGCCGCACGTTCAAGGTGGGGCCCGATACGGTGCTGCTGTTCCACGCGGCGGCCGGCGGTGTCGGCGTCATTGCCACGCAATGGGCCAAGCAGCTCGGCGCCACCGTCATCGGAACGGCGGGCTCCGAAGAAAAATGCGCCATCGCCCGGGCGAATGGCTGCGATTATGTCATCAATTACCGCGAAGAGAATTTCGTGGACGCAGTTAAGGACATCACGCGCGGTCGCAAATGCGACGTCGTGTACGATTCCGTCGGCAGGGACACGTTTCCCGCAAGCCTCGATTGCCTGAAGCGGCAGGGCCTTTTCGTATCGTTCGGGCAGTCGTCCGGCGTTATCGAGAACTTCGATCTGGCGCTGCTGAACCAGAAGGGTTCGCTCTTCGCCACCCGCCCCAGCCTGTTCGGCTATACGTCCACCCGCGAAGAACTGGAGGCCAGCGCCCGCGCTTTGTTCAAGGTCATCGGTTCCGGCGCGGTCAAGATAACGATCAATCAGGTCTATCCGGTCGCCGAGGCGGCGCGCGCCCATGATGACCTGGAGAACCGCCGCACGAGCGGGCTTTCGGTGATCCGCATCTGA
- the pcsA gene encoding phosphatidylcholine synthase: MVTTYEKWRAFSVHLLTASGAFWAFLSIIAAAEERWVAMFAWLGLALLVDGIDGPLARSIDIKRVLPDWSGDMLDSIIDYATYVLIPAFALYQSGLIGHAWSFVAAALIVITSAIYYADTRMKTRDNFFRGFPVTWNMVVFTLFAVQPPAIVAFIVVLFCAVTTFAPVKFLHPVRVKRYRIVNLGVFAVWSVLGLWALFTDFDAPAFVKGGIVLTSLYLVSIGAIVQFMDGSGADPDQKEQLV, encoded by the coding sequence GTGGTGACGACATACGAAAAATGGCGCGCATTCTCCGTGCACCTGCTGACAGCCAGCGGGGCCTTCTGGGCATTCCTGTCCATCATCGCCGCCGCGGAGGAGCGCTGGGTGGCGATGTTTGCCTGGCTGGGGCTGGCTTTGCTGGTGGACGGAATCGACGGTCCGCTGGCGCGCAGCATCGATATCAAGCGCGTGCTGCCCGACTGGTCGGGCGACATGCTGGACTCGATCATCGACTATGCCACCTACGTGCTGATTCCGGCCTTTGCCCTGTATCAGTCGGGCCTGATCGGCCATGCCTGGTCGTTCGTCGCGGCGGCGCTGATCGTCATCACCAGCGCCATCTACTATGCCGATACGCGCATGAAGACGAGGGACAACTTCTTCCGCGGCTTTCCCGTCACCTGGAACATGGTGGTCTTCACCCTGTTCGCCGTGCAGCCGCCGGCCATCGTCGCATTCATCGTCGTGCTGTTCTGCGCCGTCACGACCTTCGCGCCGGTCAAGTTCCTGCATCCCGTACGTGTAAAGCGATATCGCATCGTCAATCTGGGCGTCTTCGCCGTGTGGTCCGTGCTGGGCCTGTGGGCGTTGTTCACCGATTTCGATGCGCCCGCTTTCGTGAAGGGCGGGATCGTTCTGACCAGCTTATACCTTGTTTCCATCGGCGCGATCGTCCAGTTCATGGACGGGAGCGGCGCAGACCCAGACCAGAAGGAACAGTTGGTTTGA
- a CDS encoding UbiH/UbiF family hydroxylase — translation MRRDVAVIGGGLAGLSVALAFADEGFDVALAAPLPASDGRSTALFGRSIAFLERHGLAQAVRERGAPLAVLRIIDDTGRLLRSPPVEFRAAEIGLDAFGINVLNADLNALLTERLRQHPRVTWQESLLQSMESGTDTVSVTLENGVRVQAGLVVGADGRNSPVRTYAGIGIRRWSYPQTAIVLNFGHARPHGDISTEFHRRSGPFTQVPLPGRRSSLVWVERPETAQALRSMSIETLSTMVEERLHSTLGAVSVESGLQAFPLSGAQALRFAAPRIALVGEAAHVFPPIGAQGLNLGMRDAEDIVKAATRHRDDVGGAAMLASYEASRKADVTLRTMGVDLLNRSLLADMLPAQVARSAGLGMLSALSPLRRFAMREGVVPGAGISGLPRSLLGARE, via the coding sequence ATGAGACGAGACGTCGCAGTGATCGGGGGTGGCCTTGCCGGCCTGTCGGTTGCGTTGGCCTTTGCGGACGAGGGATTCGACGTCGCGCTGGCGGCCCCATTGCCTGCGTCCGACGGGCGCAGCACCGCCCTATTCGGCCGATCCATCGCCTTTCTGGAACGGCATGGGCTTGCACAGGCCGTGCGTGAACGCGGCGCCCCCCTGGCCGTGCTTCGAATCATCGACGACACGGGCCGTCTGCTGCGATCCCCACCGGTGGAGTTTCGCGCTGCCGAAATCGGGCTCGACGCCTTCGGCATCAATGTGCTGAATGCCGACCTGAACGCGCTTCTGACGGAGCGCCTGCGTCAGCACCCCCGCGTCACATGGCAGGAAAGCCTGCTCCAGTCGATGGAAAGCGGCACGGACACCGTCAGCGTCACCCTTGAAAATGGGGTACGGGTGCAAGCCGGCCTTGTCGTCGGGGCCGACGGCCGCAACTCGCCCGTGCGCACCTATGCCGGCATCGGCATACGACGCTGGTCCTATCCGCAGACGGCGATCGTCCTCAATTTCGGCCATGCGCGCCCACATGGCGACATCTCGACCGAGTTTCACAGGCGGTCGGGGCCCTTCACCCAGGTTCCCCTGCCCGGCCGGCGGTCTTCCCTCGTCTGGGTGGAGCGGCCCGAGACCGCGCAGGCGCTGCGCTCGATGTCCATCGAAACACTCTCGACCATGGTGGAAGAGCGCCTGCACTCCACGCTCGGCGCGGTATCGGTGGAAAGCGGCCTTCAGGCCTTCCCGCTTTCGGGTGCGCAAGCTTTGCGTTTTGCCGCACCGCGCATCGCGCTCGTCGGCGAGGCGGCGCACGTCTTTCCGCCCATCGGGGCCCAGGGACTCAACCTTGGCATGCGCGATGCGGAAGATATCGTGAAGGCCGCGACGCGGCATCGCGACGATGTCGGCGGCGCGGCCATGCTGGCCAGCTACGAGGCAAGCCGCAAGGCAGACGTAACGCTGCGCACGATGGGGGTGGACCTGCTCAATCGTTCCCTCCTGGCCGACATGCTGCCTGCCCAGGTCGCACGGTCGGCCGGGCTCGGAATGCTCTCGGCGCTCAGCCCGCTGCGCCGTTTCGCCATGCGGGAGGGCGTCGTTCCCGGTGCCGGCATCTCGGGCCTGCCGCGTTCGTTGCTTGGTGCGCGCGAGTAG
- the hspQ gene encoding heat shock protein HspQ codes for MAPAQPIQKARFHLGQIVRHRMFPFRGVIFDVDPVFDNTEEWYLSIPEEARPRKDQPFYHLFAENSESDYIAYVSEQNLELDESGTPVNHPQLAEMFDGPIDGEYRLKSAHRN; via the coding sequence ATGGCACCAGCACAGCCGATACAGAAAGCGCGATTCCATCTCGGACAGATCGTCCGCCACCGGATGTTCCCGTTTCGTGGCGTGATCTTCGACGTGGATCCGGTCTTCGACAATACCGAGGAATGGTATCTGTCCATCCCGGAAGAGGCCCGCCCGCGCAAGGACCAGCCCTTCTACCACCTCTTCGCCGAGAACTCGGAAAGCGATTACATCGCCTATGTCTCGGAGCAGAACCTGGAGTTGGACGAGAGCGGGACGCCCGTCAACCATCCGCAACTGGCGGAGATGTTCGACGGCCCCATCGATGGCGAGTATCGATTGAAATCCGCCCATCGCAACTGA
- a CDS encoding invasion associated locus B family protein, with protein MNFHRLALATGFAVLGAALPSTGAMAQSVPAEWFKVCTPQGENQICNTQYTMIADTRQLITAVNLINVSGQVNQKVLQAVVPTGRVIPAGVQLQIDTNAAQTLNYSVCFPDRCIAEVELSDAMVNSMKRGGTLKVTSTNFQRQPNPINVTLQGFTQAYDGPAREQPELEQRQQQLNEALQSQAEARRKRFEDAQNQAIEGGNAQ; from the coding sequence ATGAACTTTCACCGCCTTGCCCTTGCCACCGGCTTCGCTGTGCTGGGCGCGGCCCTGCCGTCGACCGGCGCCATGGCGCAGTCCGTTCCGGCCGAGTGGTTCAAGGTCTGCACGCCGCAGGGCGAAAACCAGATCTGCAACACGCAGTACACGATGATCGCCGATACGCGCCAGCTGATCACCGCCGTCAACCTGATCAACGTATCGGGCCAGGTGAACCAGAAAGTGCTCCAGGCCGTCGTGCCAACGGGCAGGGTCATTCCTGCCGGCGTGCAGCTTCAGATCGACACCAACGCGGCGCAGACGCTGAACTATTCGGTCTGCTTCCCCGATCGATGCATCGCCGAGGTCGAGCTGTCCGACGCCATGGTCAATTCCATGAAGCGCGGCGGAACGCTCAAGGTCACGTCGACCAACTTCCAGCGCCAGCCCAACCCGATCAATGTGACGTTGCAGGGCTTCACGCAGGCCTATGATGGCCCCGCGCGCGAGCAGCCCGAGCTGGAGCAGCGCCAGCAGCAGCTGAACGAAGCCCTCCAGAGCCAGGCGGAAGCTCGCCGCAAGCGGTTCGAGGATGCGCAGAACCAGGCCATCGAAGGCGGTAACGCGCAGTAA
- a CDS encoding extracellular solute-binding protein, translating to MASKALHAAALAACLLLSLVGTATAGTASSHAIAMHGEPALADGFSAFPFVRQDAPKGGRMVYGVVGDFDNLNPVTVRGALTTARGIFADTEFGNLVIEPLMLRSPDEPFTLYGLIAESVETDAERSFVEFTLNPQAKFSDGRPVRVADVLFTVDMLKQQGVVRPQYTSWLSRVSRIDTVGERGIRFTFNEKAERELPLLLAGLPVLPEHGFARDGFGSTTLKPIIGSGPYTIASVQPGQRIVYKRNPDYWAADLPAKRGMDNYDEIVVEYFRDSNSQFEAFKKGLFYLYPDANPRHWRTAYNFPAVHDGSVVREVFETGRPAVLNAMFFNTRRQAFENPRVRQALSMLFDFEWANANLYYGAYERTSGFFDNTTLSSLGRPASEGERAFLAHYPGRVADAILAGEWRQPVTDGSGSDRRILREALSLLEAEGYRFDGGRLVDATGRRLTFEILVQTLEQQRAALGYQRTLARIGVDVGVRQADDAQYQLRKQSFDYDVLFSAFNGTLSPGAEQVGRWGSAARDAQGSFNYSGVADPAVDAAIDAIVQARTRQEYTDAVRAYDRILISGFYVVPLYYLTDQWLARWSFIHHPDRTPLTGYYLPSFWRESDGS from the coding sequence ATGGCCTCGAAAGCCTTGCACGCCGCTGCCCTGGCGGCCTGCCTTCTTCTTTCGCTCGTCGGCACCGCCACCGCCGGGACGGCCTCGTCGCATGCCATTGCAATGCATGGCGAACCCGCCCTCGCCGACGGCTTCTCCGCCTTTCCGTTCGTGCGGCAGGATGCCCCGAAAGGTGGGCGCATGGTGTATGGCGTGGTGGGCGACTTCGACAATCTGAACCCCGTCACGGTGCGCGGTGCGCTGACCACGGCGCGCGGCATTTTCGCCGATACCGAGTTCGGCAACCTGGTGATCGAGCCGCTGATGCTTCGTTCGCCGGACGAGCCGTTCACGCTCTATGGCCTGATCGCCGAATCGGTCGAGACGGATGCCGAGCGCAGCTTCGTCGAATTCACCCTCAACCCGCAGGCAAAATTCAGCGATGGCCGGCCGGTGCGCGTCGCGGATGTGCTCTTTACCGTCGATATGCTCAAGCAGCAGGGCGTGGTACGCCCGCAATATACCAGCTGGTTGTCGCGCGTTTCGCGCATCGACACGGTGGGCGAGCGGGGTATCCGCTTCACTTTCAACGAAAAGGCCGAACGCGAGCTTCCGTTGCTTCTGGCGGGGTTGCCGGTGCTGCCCGAACACGGCTTTGCGCGCGACGGCTTCGGCAGCACGACCCTGAAGCCCATCATCGGCTCCGGCCCCTATACGATCGCGTCGGTGCAGCCGGGCCAGCGCATCGTCTACAAGCGCAATCCGGATTATTGGGCGGCGGACCTGCCGGCAAAACGCGGCATGGATAATTACGACGAGATCGTCGTCGAGTATTTTCGCGATTCGAACTCCCAGTTCGAAGCCTTCAAGAAGGGGCTCTTCTACCTTTATCCCGACGCGAACCCGCGCCACTGGCGCACCGCCTACAATTTCCCGGCGGTGCACGACGGATCGGTGGTGCGCGAAGTCTTCGAAACGGGCCGGCCCGCCGTACTGAACGCCATGTTCTTCAATACCCGCCGACAGGCCTTCGAAAATCCGCGTGTGCGGCAGGCCCTGTCCATGCTGTTCGATTTCGAATGGGCGAACGCCAACCTGTATTACGGCGCCTATGAGCGAACATCCGGCTTCTTCGACAATACGACCCTTTCGAGCCTGGGGCGCCCCGCAAGCGAGGGCGAACGCGCCTTCCTGGCGCATTACCCGGGCCGTGTCGCCGACGCGATCCTTGCGGGAGAATGGCGACAGCCCGTTACCGATGGATCGGGCAGCGACCGGCGCATCCTCCGCGAGGCGCTGAGCCTTCTGGAGGCGGAAGGCTACCGCTTCGACGGCGGCCGCCTCGTGGATGCCACGGGCAGGCGCCTTACCTTCGAGATCCTGGTGCAGACACTCGAGCAGCAACGCGCGGCGCTTGGCTACCAGCGCACGCTGGCGCGCATCGGGGTCGACGTCGGTGTGCGGCAGGCCGACGACGCGCAGTACCAGTTGCGCAAGCAAAGCTTCGACTACGATGTCCTGTTCTCGGCCTTCAACGGGACACTGTCACCCGGCGCGGAGCAGGTGGGCCGGTGGGGCAGCGCCGCCCGCGACGCACAGGGCTCCTTCAACTATTCCGGCGTCGCCGACCCGGCGGTCGACGCGGCCATCGATGCCATCGTCCAGGCCCGGACCCGTCAGGAGTACACCGACGCCGTCCGTGCTTACGACCGTATCCTCATTTCAGGGTTCTATGTGGTGCCGCTCTATTATCTGACGGATCAGTGGTTGGCCCGCTGGAGCTTCATCCACCACCCGGACAGGACGCCGCTTACCGGTTACTACCTGCCGTCCTTCTGGCGCGAGAGCGACGGGAGCTGA
- a CDS encoding TfoX/Sxy family protein, with the protein MDRGDIEELFCSIADLRIRKLFGGQGIYDGEVIIALVAFDILFLKSDKVAEAAYVAAGSTPFVYEAAGRKPVRMPYYSCPPEAFDDPEIAAQWVEVARAAGHRTVSSRRSRARRTAGSNR; encoded by the coding sequence TTGGACCGCGGCGATATCGAGGAGCTGTTCTGCTCCATCGCCGATCTTCGCATCCGCAAGCTGTTCGGTGGACAGGGTATTTATGACGGGGAGGTCATCATCGCCCTCGTCGCCTTCGACATACTGTTCCTGAAATCCGACAAGGTGGCGGAGGCGGCCTATGTCGCGGCGGGGTCGACACCCTTCGTCTATGAGGCGGCCGGGCGCAAGCCCGTGCGCATGCCCTATTACTCCTGCCCTCCCGAGGCCTTCGACGACCCGGAGATCGCAGCCCAATGGGTTGAAGTGGCCCGCGCGGCGGGGCACCGCACCGTCAGCTCCCGTCGCTCTCGCGCCAGAAGGACGGCAGGTAGTAACCGGTAA
- the sufA gene encoding Fe-S cluster assembly scaffold SufA, which translates to MSRFAIMNLTEAAAGRVREIVETRGGVDGAGLRIGVKRGGCAGMEYTIEFADGPAAGEDIVEKDGARVFVSPEAVLFLLGTVMDFEVSVLRTGFVFNNPNQTSACGCGESVELRPADRSLLEQAGA; encoded by the coding sequence ATGAGCCGCTTCGCCATCATGAACCTGACGGAGGCGGCCGCCGGCCGCGTCCGCGAAATCGTCGAGACGCGCGGCGGCGTGGATGGCGCCGGGCTGCGGATCGGCGTCAAGCGCGGCGGCTGTGCAGGCATGGAATATACGATCGAGTTCGCCGATGGCCCGGCCGCCGGCGAGGATATCGTTGAAAAGGACGGCGCGCGCGTTTTCGTTTCGCCCGAGGCCGTGCTGTTTCTGCTCGGCACGGTGATGGATTTCGAAGTGTCGGTGCTGCGCACCGGTTTCGTCTTCAACAATCCCAACCAGACTTCGGCCTGCGGCTGCGGCGAATCCGTGGAACTGCGGCCGGCGGACCGCTCCCTGCTGGAGCAGGCCGGAGCCTGA
- a CDS encoding SUF system Fe-S cluster assembly protein yields MEQKADTAAGDVADAPPASAIPPDELARLTEDIVAALKTVYDPEIPADIYELGLIYRIDIEDDRTVDIQMTLTAPGCPVAGEMPVWVENAVSSVEGIQLVRVEIVFDPPWTPERMSEEAQVAVGWF; encoded by the coding sequence ATGGAACAGAAGGCCGATACGGCGGCGGGGGACGTGGCTGACGCGCCCCCGGCTTCCGCCATACCGCCGGACGAACTCGCCCGGCTGACGGAAGATATCGTGGCGGCCCTGAAGACGGTGTACGATCCGGAGATTCCGGCCGACATCTACGAGCTCGGGCTGATCTACAGGATCGATATCGAGGACGACCGTACCGTCGACATCCAGATGACGCTGACCGCGCCGGGATGCCCGGTCGCCGGCGAGATGCCGGTATGGGTGGAGAATGCGGTAAGCTCCGTTGAGGGCATCCAACTGGTGCGTGTCGAAATCGTCTTCGACCCCCCGTGGACGCCCGAGCGGATGAGCGAGGAAGCGCAGGTCGCCGTCGGCTGGTTTTGA